tggataatttattagtagaacaatgtaccaaaatGAATGTGCATTCTTAATGTGATCTGTCCCTTGTCGACAGCAGTCCTGCGTCAAtatcgcggttatgtctctaacattacctactgcaaattttaattgaaaaatgacagtttattgGTCCAAGTTGCcggtttcagaaaaaaaatcaagaggAACACGTTtcgacattacgagttactgagggtacttaaatttacgatacagtttttataGACGAGTGGCAAATCATATCGTCGGTTCAGCTGTTAAACATTcgataaaaaatacaaaattctgcAAAAATTTCGAAGTGTGTAAGCTAAATAAGGCCTTTTTCATGACTTTTCACCATCACAGAGAATCGGGTTActatgattttcaaatatttgggtAACCACAGTAATGACGTTTCCAGTCACACTAAACGCAACGAAAAGAGCGCACAAAAAGCCTAAACGACCTTTCGATTTTCAAACTTCTATTCAGGTGATGTCATCAGGAATTAAACTTCTAGATATTATTTTTCGTCGATCATTTTTTCAAGCTACTTACGTCAGTTTATAATTGTTAATAGCACTGAAAATGTTCAAATCATGAGCTGAAGGATTTTCCAAAAGTGAATCTCGTTTTCCTCGTTTCAACAGCTTGAGTGTAGATGCACTAACTCCGTTCACTCCGGCCAGCGTGTTGTAGGTGTAGTGCTTTGCTTTGATCGTGCTGATCACTTGCTGTGGAATATCGTAATTTATTTTGACCTTCGCCGACTGATGTCCGACCAGAAGTACTTACCAGAACCAATTTTATAAGAAACACGGCAAATGTTAGGAAGGAGATGGTTAGAAGAGCAGCTTCTGCCGAAGGGAAATCCATTCCTCCGTGTCCGCTTGTGTAGTACTCATCCATCCAGCCTCCTCTCTTCACCCGACGTTGCCCGTTGGATTCATCAGATTCAGAAGGCTTCCCCCAAAGAGCAGTGATTCggttttctagaaaaaaaatctgcattcAAATTCATCTCCACGTTTTTCTGAAGCAGCCCTTTACCTATGCTCAAAAGCAACTGATCCCGAAGATGCCTCAACAGTCGGATCTTATCTCCTATATTTTTAGTTGCTTTCAGTAGAAAACCATCCTGCATCTTTTTGAGAAATTTCAGGAAACTCAAGAAACTGCCTTCTCCTTTAACGTCAGGTCCAGGTCGTAGTCGACGTCTTGACGGAATTACCCGAACGATCGTAACTTGTTCCGGTTCTTGCGGTCGACGTTTTCGTTTGATAATGCTACTAACATTGCGAAACCTATTCTGTAATGCATCGTAGTCATCAAAGTCAAGAAATTGTTCTGTGCTTTCAGGCGATTCGATCGAGTATGTGGACTCGTTAGAAATCTGTTCATCTGAGCTCACGCTCGAAGCATCCGTTGGATGATCGATTCTGTGGTTTCCAAAATGCCCATACGAAGAAGTTCCCAGTGACTCTGGTCGGGGCGTAGAAAAGTCCGTATTCAAATACTCAATGGATTCTTCCTCGTACTTGTTGCTTGGTGGTTCATGATCTTCGTTTCGGTGTGAGATTATAGCACGATTAGCTTGAATGAATGAAAGGGACAATTTACTATCTCGGAGCTAATAATTTGTTACTGCGGACTTACCTGTTATAAAGTTATGTCCTTGTGACGGCCGGAACCACAACTCCTGACTGCTGGTCAAATTACCACGTGGATGTGCAAATAGTCTCTTCTGGAAGTTTGCGTATCGGTTCGGTTGTGTTGCTAACAAACCAACGATTGGCCGTTCGGTTGTCGTAGTCCGTCGTACAAACTGCTCATAATCTATCAGATCACTAATTTTCCCGGATGTGTTGAAAGTCTTTGCGTCTTCCGTTTCGGCAATGTGATTGATGAGACCGGAACCGGCGATATATGACGGTTGGTTGATGTTCTTTCGAATGACCGCCGTTGTTTTCGGAGTGGTCGTCGATGGTTGCAGAAAGGGTATCTCCACCCATTCAGTTACGACGAACTCGGACACCATCAGCACTATCGAAAGCAAGATCTTTGTTCCTCCCGACTGTGGTTGCATTTCGCCCCGGCACGGTTGAGATGCGACTGATGCAGTTTCCTAGCATGACAGTAAAAGGGAAAGAGATGCAGTTTTCGACGGGTAACGAGGCGCAACAGACGTCGGTAATTGCGCTGTTGATTGTCGCAACTTTTCGGTTGCTGGTTGTTGATTTTGCCTTGACAATAGCAGAGCACGCTAATATGGCTTATATTTCACGGTCAGGTGCGATTCTCCCCCCACAAAATTGCAGAACATGTGGAGGGCAAATTTCTATTACCAGGCGCAATTTGAATGTGCGCAGTCCGGAAAAAAGATGCACTCACATGACATGACAGCGACATACAGCGAGCTTTTACTTACAGCAGGGCGAACTGGGTCAAACGGTGTCagaatggaataaaaaaaatccaccgaAAGGAAAAAATCTATCTACGTTGATGCTAGTCATCCATTGCAAAGTAAGCATTAGAGTGGCAATATTCTGGGGTCATCTCTAATACAGCTCATCcagagtcgatttaaaaaaaaattgtttcgagatgacactagatctccacgtttcatgcaattttaagacatttggacaattttcgattttgggaaTTTCATGTTGATTTCGAAATGTTTAATCAGGTCATTCTGTCATCAGTTTGACAAATTTTCAGAATGCGATGAATTTCGAGAATATCTGTTTAAATTTATCTAAATTTCAGAAAATAATCAATCAATATAACTCAAAGCGGATCATCAAACACCTagacaattttgaaaatattttcagatCAAATAGTGACTTGTCCATCGATTACGAAATATGTATCTCGTCaccgttgccaaaaatgaatacGAAAATGTTTAGTATGTTCTTTGCCGTTGTTTGtgaaatttgttcaaattttgacagttcagcagtattgTTTGTAAACAtagttgtttttgtttgtctgttgacaaattgaaTGAGACCATTTACGATCCAtttcgcctaaatagagttcacgattggatacggtttgtttttgagatttattaaataaaagtcactagttgcaaagtgtaaaaatgattgtttgagatgtgttcttcgatttttgttcaagcttgtttgtaaacagtaccgctgaactgtcaaggatgaattcttgttcatttgtgacgtcacgttAAAAAAtccaatagcccgacagtacatttcaaacgagcataggtttgttaaaatcggttcagccatctctgagaaaattgagcggtaaaaataacttcgaaaagtgcacatacatacacacacacattttccgatctcgtcgaactgagtcaaatggtatataacactatgggtctccgaggctccgttcgaaagtcggtttttccagcaattctaataacatgcaaaacgtgcaaaatcgggaaagaataaGATGAAAACGAATCGACAATTCAGTTCGCAAAacgttcttcttcttcttctttcccgattttgcacgttttcgtgctgatttccagtttatttataaacgaaaacaaatatacaaattaaaatcttcatgtttttcggatatacaaaactagtaaataaccagttcttcttaggctgtgaaccatttcacggttaattttaacttttgggtaaaatctgacacttgagtggttatttggtgtcgagtagttaaatttgtctaaaactgtggcccatttcaaaatttgacggacggaaagttatttgggtttattttccactggaagtaatttcaactaaagaattaatattagaattttcattgcgagatttttttcagtgttggaaaataactatcgatctgtcaaaaataactatGTTCTCGAgctgggttatttttgacagcatcaaattaaccactcgagtgtcagattttaaccaaaagttaaaattaacctcgaaatggttcacagccttagaattgcaacataaactgttgaaattcgctggaaattaacaaaacgacctaccttagtcagcatcatccattcctctagctggagtgtagtgaaatggcttaagtcgcctaaattttacactaacacattcaaacaAACACATAAATTTTacacgaatattcaatgacatttataatgtcaatgtcaatcgggttgatcgagcagccaattcaggtgaaaattctagcactgaaccgatcgagcactgcaAAATCATGCCATCGAGTAAGAACTCATTGCGCATTccttcatttcgataatgtgggtatgAATGGCGGTTTCTGAAGCCGTCGTTTTTTGTAGTGATAACGTTGTTGTTAAGCTACGTGCATATTATTTTGATGCGCACAGTATATGACTGTGAAAATGAATTTTCGTCTGATGctggaaatcataaatttttccaTTCCGACACAGAGGATTTAAATGCCAAAgaattttcatattattttgtaatgtaaatacaATCCACACATTTAGATCCAATTCTTGAGCTCGGTAAATTAAACATACAACTttgctgattgttcagtaatcaaTATTGTTTTCCGAGATTCGTTTAAAATATTTACTGATTTTTTTGGCAAAGTGCATCTTTACGAATCAGCAATTACGTTTGCTGAAATTTCGAGCAAGCAAGCTTTAACTTTTGTCAGAGATGATTACTGAGTatggctgtgcaaatctcggcaattattttgccaagattcagcgaaaaaaattaagtgttaaAACTCCGTtacatttaatataaaaataattatagtcCTCCTttagttaccctatcaaaaacatcctgtgtgtcatctagactgtgtttattttttaatttaccaacagagttgccattcaaacAGAatttcctgtaatgttttgatttgtatacgtccatgcgaattaaATGCAGTAtatagatttaatacatattgccaaaactaaatacagaattgtacctatttctcatcctccaacggaaTACAAAATCaagcccgttttgttacaatatttacttgcttctggtctgccgccacttaaattggggtgaaaattaccaacacaatcaaaaatagtctagatgaacaacgttaagaaaaataaatggttaccttccaatatCGCtacaaaagttaaatatattatcaacgtaatccaataatttattgtgacgtttcattttcaaatattataatgacatcaggcatccctgcaagcagctgataaacgaggggaaaccaactagtaaaaaaacttttacataacacaaggggtgtaccgatagtaaatagtttgcgcagtacaatataggtggaactagtgcatcacgaaaatttattttactcatactgtcatgtctgttagtctgtgatatattttcttaaattttcaatgttttattgtGCCATTACTTTCGGAATCGAATTGTGCTCCTTTTTTCTACTGGAAATGACATGATTTTTTACTTAACTTTTcactgtgttgtttttttttcgagcctTTAAGTTCAACTGCCAAGATAATTTCGAAATCAATAAATCTATGAACACGAATTTGCTCAGAAATGTTTAtttcatattaaaaatttcTTTGTCAATAATTGATTTGAACCTCAGCAAAGACTCACATGCATGATCACCGAtagtttcggtaatttctttccTAAAACCGACGAAGATGTAGGtaatcggtcaccagaatgtctgccagccatattttttccagctggcagcgttagtcagccatctggcagccatgcgtatgcgggtatgCGAGTACTCGCATAGCTTTCCCATCTTAGTATGCTATGTTTTTTCGCACGTGTCAGAATTTTAAGTTTGATTTTCTATTCTTGTGAAACTTTTAATCGTTCGATTTAGTTAAGTTTGTGATATCATGTCAGCTCTTGATGCAATTAAATTACTATAATTGGTGGTGACTCTTCTAAGGAAGACAGCTAAAACAGTGACTTTGTAGGTTTCAATGCCACCGTAGAGaaatattctgaaatttgaaattttcggttgtttCCATCCAGTTGTTTATGTAATGATTCGACATAGCCgggttttcaacaattcaaatttcatttgaagaaATTTGTGCGACGACATCCGGTATTTGGTGACTTTAGTAACGAATAAGAATGCTCGATCGAATGTCATTCGGTCAGACTTGATTCACATTACATATTATTTCATAAGTTTCTGTACGTCGAAATTTCAAGAATTACGTTTTATATATTTCGGATCACTAAACTTCCAGCTTGTTTttttacaaatcactttttattccgTACTGATGGTGGCTTTCGCATTTCATagtctttttattttttacgttaACATTCACTAGCGCGACATCTTTCGTCATCAGCATGAAAACCAAAATGTTTGGGTACTATAAATAGATCTAATTATACACTATTGGTTGTATCGGAACGTCAAAAAACtactgtgtgtgtgggtgtgtggtgGTAAAATTATTTACTTAACATTTAGACAAGCTAATCCTACGCCTAGATAATCAGAACCGGAACTGTTGAACCCCTCGCGTCTTTTTGAACTTACGTAATCAAAACTCGAATATATAACTAACAGTGGAAGCGTGTACAATTTatgagtgtgtatgtatgtgtgtttgtgtgtatttATGTAGGTGCGTGTGTGCGCGCGCGTTCGAAATGTCGGACAAGAGTGTCTCTATCTGTTAGTAAAATATTTACTAAATAAATTAGAACTCAGTAATACatcataaagttagtgcaatcAATAATCCTCCCATTACGCTATGGACCGTAACTGAATGAGATATTTCACGACAAAGAAAAGCAAATAAACTGGTGCGAAAGGACTACCAGGTCCTGGTAATAACCGGAAGTAATCGTAGATGTGTTAACCTTGGTTCAGTTTTAAGCTTGTTTAGGAATTGCGTTTTCCCTTCTAGGCACTGCTATTTCCGGGTGTAGAACTTACAGCTCCATGGCTTTGTCTTGGTCGGCTTGCATTCTCTCTCGGAGCTGACTGACGCTGTCCTCGATTCTGACGATCAGTCGAATTTTCTGTGGAGGAAGAACAAACAGACGGGATTGGTTGGTTTTCATTTTTGGATTTGAAAGTACTCACGTTAGCCCGATCGCCGGGAGTGTTTCTCCATAGCCAAATCATGTAACCGGGGATGCACAACATCGAGGACAGGGCGGTGAACCATCCGAACGCATGGGCCCACAGTGGGTACGAGTATCCGAGGTACTTGATCGGAGTCCACTGCACCAGATTAAAGATGAAGACGCCCTGTGGTgtttttttgtatttgatttaattaaaaaataaaacattttagaTTAGAATAGTAGCGATATAGCATTATTAATATTCAGTATAGAGCTATGGACATTCGTTTTCAAAACTGACTATGACGAAGAATTTCAGACATTCATTTGACGAAATAACCCGATTGGAGATGGTGAATCTGAAAAACAAATACCTTAGTACTAGATTTTACATTCCCTAAATTGAAATACGTACCTGAATTTATGATAGATTTTGTGTGTTGTGATGTATGTGATACAGTTTGTAACTCCAAAGTAAGGAAGTGGaacgaagaatttttttattaccATCTCTTTTTAGTCTTCTGCATAtacaaaggtttttttttatatcaaagtATGTTTGTTTGTAATGGCACTTATCGAAAAGTACAACCAATTCTCTTCTTCCAGAGATCgaactattttttattttattctctaGATTGAAAAGAAGGGTATTCCTAAATGAGCGCACATGAATCGGAACCAGTAGTGTCTTATTGCTGTTTAGACTATACAGAAGGTGAGGCAGAACGTTGACGTGATGAAAAAATACGTACTCGTTCAtcatagagtgcctataaccaaagtgacgacagctgttcgtttggaatgacagctcccagttccaaacgagcaaacgacctgtcagttACAATGTAAAACtcatgttgccaacattacggatgagaagtcgtTACTCAGGTTGTAAGCACTCTAGTTcatccttgtttttttttctcttctaatCGCACAACTGATCTAGTTGGGTTCAATTCCATCGATGGCTTCACTACTTACTTAAGCA
This genomic window from Malaya genurostris strain Urasoe2022 chromosome 1, Malgen_1.1, whole genome shotgun sequence contains:
- the LOC131425552 gene encoding uncharacterized protein LOC131425552, with amino-acid sequence MQPQSGGTKILLSIVLMVSEFVVTEWVEIPFLQPSTTTPKTTAVIRKNINQPSYIAGSGLINHIAETEDAKTFNTSGKISDLIDYEQFVRRTTTTERPIVGLLATQPNRYANFQKRLFAHPRGNLTSSQELWFRPSQGHNFITANRAIISHRNEDHEPPSNKYEEESIEYLNTDFSTPRPESLGTSSYGHFGNHRIDHPTDASSVSSDEQISNESTYSIESPESTEQFLDFDDYDALQNRFRNVSSIIKRKRRPQEPEQVTIVRVIPSRRRLRPGPDVKGEGSFLSFLKFLKKMQDGFLLKATKNIGDKIRLLRHLRDQLLLSIENRITALWGKPSESDESNGQRRVKRGGWMDEYYTSGHGGMDFPSAEAALLTISFLTFAVFLIKLVLQVISTIKAKHYTYNTLAGVNGVSASTLKLLKRGKRDSLLENPSAHDLNIFSAINNYKLT